AATCAAATCGACTCCACGTTataccctcctcctcccacacacacatccttTAGTCGAGAATGTTCCGTCGTCTTGCCACCCGCTCCACGTCCCTCGTGACGGGGGCCGCCGTGCAGGCGCGTCACACCACCATTCTTTCCGTGCGAAAAGGCAGCAAAGTAATCCTTATTGGGGACCGTCAGGTGACTTTGGGCGAGCGTATCGTGGCGAAGAGTAGCGCCTGCAAGCTGCGCAAGCTCAACGACAACGTTGTGATTGGCTTCGCCGGCAGCACGGCGGATGCTTTTGCGTTGATGGAAAAGCTGGAAAACAAGCTGAACGACTTTCCGGAGCAACTGTCTcgcgctgcggtggagcTGGCAAAGGACTGGCGCACCGACCgcgccctccgccgcctcgaggCATCCCTCATTGTGTGCAGCAAGGAAGAGACGTTGGAGATTGACGGGCAGGGCAACGTAATCACCCCGGAGGCTGACGGCATCATCGCCATTGGCTCGGGTGGCACGTATGCCAAGGCGGCGGCTCGTGCGCTTATTGACGTTGACGGCTATGATGCGGAGCGCATCGCGCGCAAGGCGATGAGGATTGCAACCGATATCGATGTCTTCAGCAACAGCAACTGGGATGTGGAGATCTTGACGCGTGATGAAGAAGCGGTAAAGaaggacgaggcggagaaTGAGGCGCAGGGCAAGGAATAGAGAAAGGTGCAAGAGTGTGCTCGTCCCCGCGGTCGGCGCGCAGTGTTGTCCCTTCTTTGCAACACCATCAGCTTTCCGTGTTGTAgcgtgcgccagcgcacaGCCCCCGCTTCCTCGTGCATCTCGCTACCGTGACAATCGCATTTCTGTGCGaaccattttttttttcgggttCTTTGTGGTCTTCCTCTGTTCAGGTGCAGCCGGTGATTCTGTCGTGATTGGTAAGGCATAACATAacccccccaccctcctccagCTTTGCGGTCTCTGCTGTGAGTGCTGCtgacgccagcgccgttTCGCACCCCCGCCTGCTgggagcggcggtgaggtTGGAGAACGCAAAGCGGCTTCCGCGGGACAGAAGGCTATAACTGCAACGGCTTCGCCTAATCAAAGagaagtggtggtggccacACAGAGGATTCTGTCGCGTGTACAAAATGTGCGACGGCTGCACGATCTTCCCGGCAaccgccgttgctgctaGCGCCTCCATGTTGGCGGGCTGCTTCGCTTGCCGCACACCCGCCCccacacgcatacgcgtgTATTGTTCGTTTGTTCTCTCTTACGCTCTTCTCATTTTTCCTCGTCACTGAACTCGCAAGGCAGCGCATCGTTGCCGCTACTCACGCTTCGGATTGCacctctcctttccctctctcgctgttcCGCTttcctcgccccccccccctccccacccgcTTCCGAGATCCCGCTGGCACCTAAATGGCTTAGGTGGCAAAACACCAACATACACGAGCCGCCTTTCTGGTGTCCCCCCTGTCGCGCACTTCTTCGCACAGGCCTCCACGGCAAGGAGCTGACGAACACACACTGGCGTTGACAACAACGGTAACGAAGAGTAAAAGACATCGTCGAGAAGTGAGCACACGGAAgtggagaagggaaggggcggGAGTAGCTCTCAGCATCCGCAGCGCGCccgcgcagacacagacacacacacacacacacgtgcaaaGAGGAAGAAAGCGAAGCACCTGCGGCAATTGGTAACGGAAAACACACAAGCAACAGCACGCAGTGTCTCGAtaaggagggagggggacgacgacgacgaagagacGTCTCGCATTTTTCGCTGTTGCAGCAGGCGctctgtgcatgcgtgcgccgATCTTGACgcttctgtttttttttttgtgtgtgtatctctCTTTTGATTTGCGTTGGAGCGTGGTGCTCCTTCCTCTACCGCTACACACGACTTCCTTTCACATGCTCTTAACATGTACTTGACAGTAACTGGCTCGACTAATCAaaagacagagacagacacactcacacgccTGCTTCTCGCCCGTCGCTTTcaccccgcccacccacccctgtTACGTTCTGCTCGCTTCCCATCGCCGAGTGGGCGTGCGTTTCAGCCGTTGGcgtccttccctccctctctctttcccctttTGTGTCTGCTCTtaggcagtggcagcgcatGTGTGACGGAGTAGGGTAGGTGACTAAGTTTGccggcgtctgtgtgtggcTCCGAGAGCTCCACTCGCACATACACTAC
The window above is part of the Leishmania major strain Friedlin complete genome, chromosome 36 genome. Proteins encoded here:
- a CDS encoding hs1vu complex proteolytic subunit-like; this translates as MFRRLATRSTSLVTGAAVQARHTTILSVRKGSKVILIGDRQVTLGERIVAKSSACKLRKLNDNVVIGFAGSTADAFALMEKLENKLNDFPEQLSRAAVELAKDWRTDRALRRLEASLIVCSKEETLEIDGQGNVITPEADGIIAIGSGGTYAKAAARALIDVDGYDAERIARKAMRIATDIDVFSNSNWDVEILTRDEEAVKKDEAENEAQGKE